From the Hymenobacter yonginensis genome, one window contains:
- a CDS encoding glycoside hydrolase family 15 protein, which produces MIKHTYDMGLIGNCAFLALIRKDTSVAWMCWPRFDSSFVFGDLLDGQKGGEFSVKPAAPGRFESHQYYEQNTNVLCTEIESEDGRYRVTDFAPRFPQYERYYKPLMLIRKLEPLAGTPRIRVTCNPVGNYGETRLTRRRSSNHIAYLGLEEEIRLTTDIPLTYITDGEDFVLSETRYLVLTYGAPLEAALGSTAERFLRATTDYWRQWVKSTTISNFHQQAVIRSALALKVHQYEDTGAIIAASTTSLPEAPGSTRNWDYRYCWMRDTFYTLTAFNNIGHFEEMERYFHYIANITSKVSGDKYQPLYGISGASELTEHELPLAGYLGNQPVRIGNDAFTHIQNDVYGQILVALLPLYVDARFLSPERNSPEKLVFDTLRMIEKTMDQPDAGLWEFRHIAQYHCYTYLFHWAGSHAARKVAQALQNPEMEALATRLMHAAEERIEQCFSEEHQAYANAIGSPHLDASTLQLIMMGYLDPTTERAHRHLQALEKELMTPEGLFYRYRHPDDFGTPETTFLICSFWYVETLACVGRLDDAVREFEKLITYTNHLGLLSEDVDAKTGSQWGNFPQAYSHVGLVNAAYRISKKLDRPTFV; this is translated from the coding sequence ATGATCAAACATACCTACGACATGGGCCTGATCGGCAACTGCGCCTTCCTGGCTCTCATCCGCAAGGATACTTCGGTGGCCTGGATGTGCTGGCCCCGGTTCGACAGCAGCTTTGTGTTCGGCGACCTGCTCGACGGCCAGAAGGGCGGCGAGTTCAGCGTGAAACCGGCCGCGCCCGGCCGGTTCGAGTCGCACCAGTACTACGAGCAGAACACCAACGTGCTGTGCACCGAAATCGAGAGTGAGGACGGGCGCTACCGCGTCACGGACTTCGCGCCGCGCTTTCCGCAGTATGAGCGCTACTACAAGCCGCTGATGCTGATCCGGAAGCTGGAGCCGCTGGCCGGCACGCCCCGCATCCGCGTCACCTGCAACCCGGTGGGCAACTACGGCGAAACCCGCCTCACGCGCCGCCGCAGCTCCAACCACATTGCCTACCTGGGTCTGGAAGAGGAAATCCGCCTCACCACCGACATTCCGCTCACCTACATCACCGACGGCGAGGACTTCGTGCTCAGCGAAACCCGCTACCTGGTGCTCACCTACGGCGCGCCGCTGGAAGCCGCGCTGGGCAGCACCGCCGAGCGGTTCCTGCGCGCCACCACCGACTACTGGCGCCAGTGGGTGAAAAGCACCACCATCAGCAACTTCCACCAGCAGGCCGTGATTCGGTCGGCGCTGGCTTTGAAGGTGCACCAGTACGAGGACACGGGCGCCATCATTGCGGCCAGCACCACCAGCCTGCCCGAAGCGCCCGGCAGCACCCGCAACTGGGACTACCGCTACTGCTGGATGCGTGACACGTTCTACACGCTCACGGCCTTCAACAACATCGGGCATTTCGAGGAAATGGAGCGGTATTTCCACTACATCGCCAACATCACCAGCAAGGTCAGCGGCGACAAGTACCAGCCGCTCTACGGCATCAGCGGCGCTTCGGAGCTGACCGAGCACGAGCTGCCGCTGGCCGGCTACCTCGGCAACCAGCCCGTGCGCATTGGCAACGACGCCTTCACGCACATCCAGAACGACGTGTACGGCCAGATTCTGGTGGCCTTGCTGCCGCTTTATGTAGATGCTCGCTTCCTGAGCCCAGAGCGCAACAGCCCCGAAAAGCTGGTGTTCGACACGCTGCGCATGATCGAGAAGACCATGGACCAGCCCGACGCTGGCCTGTGGGAGTTTCGCCACATTGCGCAGTATCACTGCTACACCTACCTGTTCCACTGGGCCGGCAGCCACGCCGCCCGCAAGGTGGCCCAGGCGCTCCAGAACCCCGAAATGGAGGCCCTGGCCACCCGCCTGATGCACGCCGCCGAAGAGCGGATTGAGCAGTGCTTCAGCGAGGAGCACCAGGCCTACGCCAACGCCATCGGCTCGCCCCACCTCGACGCCAGCACCCTGCAGCTGATCATGATGGGCTACCTCGACCCGACCACCGAGCGCGCCCACCGCCACCTGCAGGCCCTGGAAAAAGAGCTGATGACGCCCGAAGGCCTGTTCTACCGCTACCGCCACCCCGACGATTTCGGCACGCCCGAAACCACGTTCCTGATCTGCTCCTTCTGGTATGTCGAGACGCTGGCCTGCGTCGGCCGCCTCGACGATGCCGTGCGCGAGTTCGAAAAGCTCATCACCTACACCAACCACCTGGGTTTGCTCTCAGAGGACGTGGACGCCAAAACCGGCTCGCAGTGGGGCAACTTCCCGCAGGCCTACAGCCATGTGGGCCTTGTGAATGCCGCCTACCGCATCTCCAAAAAGCTGGACCGCCCGACTTTCGTGTAG
- the gap gene encoding type I glyceraldehyde-3-phosphate dehydrogenase, with protein MAKIKVAINGFGRIGRLTFKALLERDNVEVVAINDLTDNKTLAHLLKFDSVHGRFNGTVAYDENSLTVNGKHIAALAERDPKLLPWGEMGVDVVLESTGRFVDEAGAGQHLTAGAKKVVISAPATGNIPTVVLGVNEDILTGEETILSNASCTTNCLAPMAKVLDDAFGIEKGYITTVHAYTSDQNLQDAPHKDLRRARAAAYSIIPTSTGAAKAVGLVLPQLKGKLDGIAMRVPIPDGSTTDLTVILKREVTKEEINAAVKAAAEGPLKGILEYSTDPLVSIDIVGNPHSCIFDSELTSANGTLVKVVGWYDNETGYSTRTADLIQKLGEKMNG; from the coding sequence ATGGCTAAAATCAAAGTTGCCATCAACGGTTTCGGCCGGATTGGCCGCCTGACGTTCAAAGCGCTGCTCGAGCGCGACAACGTGGAAGTCGTGGCCATCAACGACCTGACCGATAACAAGACGCTGGCGCACCTGCTCAAATTTGACTCCGTACACGGCCGCTTCAACGGCACCGTGGCCTACGACGAGAATAGCCTGACCGTAAACGGCAAGCACATTGCTGCTCTGGCCGAGCGCGACCCCAAGCTGCTGCCCTGGGGCGAGATGGGCGTGGACGTGGTACTGGAAAGCACCGGCCGCTTCGTTGACGAAGCCGGCGCTGGCCAGCACCTCACCGCTGGTGCCAAGAAGGTGGTTATTTCGGCTCCCGCTACCGGCAACATCCCGACGGTAGTGCTGGGCGTGAACGAAGACATCCTGACCGGCGAGGAAACCATCCTCTCCAACGCTTCGTGCACCACCAACTGCCTGGCCCCGATGGCTAAGGTGCTGGATGATGCGTTCGGCATCGAGAAAGGCTATATCACCACGGTGCACGCCTACACCTCCGACCAGAACCTGCAAGACGCGCCGCACAAAGATCTGCGCCGCGCCCGCGCTGCTGCCTACAGCATCATCCCCACCAGCACCGGTGCCGCCAAAGCCGTAGGCCTGGTGTTGCCCCAGCTGAAGGGCAAACTCGACGGTATTGCCATGCGCGTGCCTATTCCGGACGGTTCGACCACGGACCTCACCGTGATTCTGAAGCGCGAGGTGACTAAGGAGGAAATCAACGCGGCCGTGAAGGCTGCCGCTGAGGGTCCGCTGAAAGGCATCCTGGAATACAGCACCGATCCGCTGGTGAGCATCGACATCGTGGGCAACCCGCACTCGTGCATCTTCGACTCGGAGCTGACCTCGGCCAACGGTACGCTGGTGAAAGTGGTAGGCTGGTACGACAACGAAACCGGCTACTCCACCCGCACCGCCGACCTCATCCAGAAGCTGGGCGAGAAAATGAACGGCTAA
- a CDS encoding DUF4260 domain-containing protein encodes MKTLLKLEELAELLAATVVFAHLPYAWWWLPALFLVPDLSMLGYLAGPRAGAFCYNLAHNKAVALAVCAAGWWVAQPLLLLAGTVLLFHAAFDRLLGYGLKYGTSFHDTHLGRTRHAGTGSQPHTGSATTGHPVVAAQ; translated from the coding sequence ATGAAAACCCTGCTCAAACTCGAAGAACTGGCCGAATTGCTGGCCGCTACCGTTGTATTCGCTCACCTGCCCTACGCTTGGTGGTGGCTGCCGGCCCTGTTCCTGGTGCCCGACCTAAGTATGCTGGGCTACTTAGCCGGGCCGCGCGCCGGCGCCTTCTGCTACAACCTTGCGCACAATAAAGCCGTGGCGCTGGCCGTATGCGCGGCTGGCTGGTGGGTGGCGCAGCCGCTCTTGCTGCTGGCCGGCACCGTGCTACTGTTTCACGCCGCCTTCGACCGGCTGCTGGGCTACGGCCTGAAATACGGTACCAGCTTCCACGACACGCACTTAGGTCGCACCAGGCACGCAGGCACCGGCTCCCAGCCGCACACCGGTTCGGCGACAACCGGCCATCCGGTAGTAGCGGCGCAGTAA
- a CDS encoding bifunctional alpha,alpha-trehalose-phosphate synthase (UDP-forming)/trehalose-phosphatase yields MSRILIVSNRLPTKILRTEESLTFQPSEGGLATGLGSIYQQDDNVWVGWPGLYVEDAAEEAYVCEQLAQNSMVPVFLTETEIRDFYEGFSNSTLWPTFHYFTQYATYEQSHWEAYVAVNEKFCRAVLELAGPDDTIWIHDYQLLLLPALLRQARPDCTIGFFLHIPFPSYELIRVLPWRRELLQGMLGADLIGFHTFGYMRHFLSAVSQLLGMSSQNGQIETGTRTVLVDAFPMGIDYERFVAAAASEAAIRHEANYREALRDVRVILSIDRLDYSKGIAQRLRAFELLLQRYPEWREQASLLMIVVPSRDQVAQYASLKEEIDELVGRINSRYRTISWTPIHYFYRSFPLEELASFYRLAEVALVTPMRDGMNLVAKEFVASKADQRGVLILSERAGAARELSDALIINPTDTGQLAEAMHDALVMPEEEQIQRMSAMQALVRQYNVFAWTQLFMDRLAYTKIKQHTLATETLTPTATAKLLSEYHAAPSRLLLLDYDGTLAPFHPDPQRARPDQELLLLLKALADVPQNRVVVISGRDRTTLQTWLGHLPIDFIAEHGVWLRPAGEDWQLFQTLSNDWKPEIRSILALYVARTAGSFIEDKEYSLVWHYRRADAELGAVRARDLLNHLTFMTSNGDLQVMEGNKVIEIKTAGIHKGSAAARWLATYQPAFTLVIGDDRTDEDTFRAMPPEAYTVKVGTASRSLARYHVSGTPDVRRLLRQLL; encoded by the coding sequence ATGTCCCGTATCCTTATTGTCTCGAACCGCCTGCCCACGAAAATCCTGCGGACTGAAGAAAGCCTCACGTTTCAGCCCAGCGAAGGCGGGCTGGCTACCGGCCTCGGCTCCATCTATCAGCAGGACGACAACGTGTGGGTGGGCTGGCCGGGGCTGTATGTGGAGGATGCCGCCGAAGAAGCCTACGTCTGCGAGCAGCTGGCCCAGAACAGCATGGTACCGGTGTTTCTCACCGAAACCGAAATCCGCGACTTTTACGAGGGCTTCAGCAACTCCACGCTCTGGCCTACTTTCCACTACTTCACGCAGTACGCCACCTACGAGCAAAGCCATTGGGAGGCCTACGTGGCCGTGAACGAGAAATTCTGCCGCGCCGTGCTGGAGCTGGCCGGCCCCGACGACACCATCTGGATCCACGACTACCAGCTGCTGCTGCTGCCGGCCCTGCTGCGCCAGGCCCGTCCCGACTGCACCATCGGCTTCTTCCTGCACATTCCGTTTCCATCGTACGAGCTGATTCGGGTGCTGCCGTGGCGCCGGGAGCTGCTGCAGGGCATGCTGGGCGCCGACCTGATCGGCTTCCACACCTTCGGGTATATGCGCCACTTCCTGAGCGCCGTGTCGCAGCTGCTGGGCATGTCGTCGCAGAACGGGCAGATTGAAACCGGCACCCGTACGGTGCTGGTGGATGCCTTCCCGATGGGCATCGACTACGAGCGGTTTGTGGCGGCGGCAGCGTCGGAGGCAGCCATTCGGCACGAGGCCAACTACCGCGAGGCCCTGCGCGACGTGCGCGTGATTCTGAGCATCGACCGCCTCGACTATTCCAAAGGCATTGCCCAGCGGCTGCGGGCCTTCGAGCTACTGCTGCAGCGCTACCCCGAGTGGCGCGAGCAGGCCAGCCTGCTGATGATAGTGGTGCCCTCCCGCGACCAAGTGGCCCAGTATGCCAGCCTGAAAGAGGAAATCGACGAGCTGGTGGGCCGCATCAACTCGCGGTACCGCACCATCTCCTGGACCCCGATTCACTACTTCTACCGCTCCTTCCCGCTGGAAGAGCTGGCTTCCTTCTACCGCCTGGCTGAAGTGGCGCTGGTGACGCCCATGCGCGACGGTATGAACCTGGTAGCCAAGGAATTCGTGGCCAGCAAAGCCGACCAGCGCGGCGTGCTGATTCTGAGCGAGCGGGCCGGGGCGGCCCGGGAGCTGTCGGATGCCCTCATCATCAACCCCACCGACACCGGCCAGCTAGCTGAGGCCATGCACGACGCGCTGGTGATGCCGGAGGAAGAGCAGATTCAGCGCATGAGCGCCATGCAGGCCCTGGTGCGCCAGTACAACGTCTTTGCCTGGACCCAGCTGTTTATGGATCGGCTGGCCTACACCAAGATCAAGCAGCACACGCTGGCCACCGAAACCCTCACGCCCACGGCCACGGCGAAGCTGCTCAGCGAGTACCACGCGGCCCCCTCGCGCCTGCTGCTGCTCGACTACGACGGTACGCTGGCCCCCTTCCATCCCGACCCACAACGCGCCCGCCCCGACCAGGAGCTGCTGCTGCTGCTCAAGGCCCTGGCCGACGTGCCGCAGAACCGGGTGGTGGTCATCAGTGGCCGCGACCGAACCACACTGCAAACCTGGCTGGGCCATCTGCCCATCGACTTCATTGCCGAGCATGGCGTGTGGCTGCGGCCGGCCGGCGAGGACTGGCAGCTGTTCCAAACCCTCAGCAACGACTGGAAACCCGAAATCCGCTCGATTCTGGCGCTGTACGTGGCCCGCACGGCCGGCTCGTTTATCGAAGACAAGGAATACTCGCTGGTGTGGCACTACCGCCGCGCCGATGCCGAGCTGGGGGCCGTACGTGCCCGCGACCTGCTCAACCACCTCACCTTCATGACCTCCAACGGCGACCTGCAGGTGATGGAAGGCAACAAGGTCATCGAAATCAAGACGGCCGGCATCCACAAGGGCTCGGCCGCCGCCCGCTGGCTGGCCACCTACCAGCCCGCTTTCACGCTGGTCATCGGCGACGACCGCACCGACGAGGACACGTTTCGGGCCATGCCGCCCGAAGCCTACACCGTGAAAGTAGGCACCGCCTCCCGCTCGTTGGCCCGCTACCACGTATCCGGTACCCCCGACGTGCGCCGCCTGCTGCGGCAACTGTTGTAG
- a CDS encoding TVP38/TMEM64 family protein has protein sequence MPESSAPRRGTHWPLYLSLSFLAALVAAYFFWPAFQEVAQEGFRVLKSGEQRQIADWMAQFGNWGPVVLVGLMVVQMFLFVVNVVALILVAILAYGPWWGSLLALAGVVAASTVGYGLGRALGESFVSRLLGRSTEKKVIDIVHRYGVWAIVIARLSPALSDDAISFVAGVARMGYWKFMAATVAGVVPLIALLAYLGEESNRLKTGLLWVSGVSLLLFGGYVWWDRRRQKSH, from the coding sequence ATGCCTGAGTCTTCTGCGCCGCGCCGCGGCACCCACTGGCCGCTCTATCTTTCGTTGAGTTTCCTGGCAGCCCTGGTGGCCGCCTATTTTTTCTGGCCGGCTTTTCAGGAAGTAGCCCAAGAAGGATTTCGGGTGCTGAAAAGCGGCGAGCAACGCCAGATTGCCGACTGGATGGCCCAGTTCGGCAACTGGGGCCCGGTGGTGCTGGTGGGGCTGATGGTGGTGCAGATGTTTTTGTTTGTGGTGAACGTGGTGGCCCTGATTCTGGTAGCCATTCTGGCGTACGGGCCATGGTGGGGCTCGCTGCTGGCGCTGGCGGGCGTGGTGGCCGCCTCCACGGTTGGCTACGGCCTGGGCCGCGCCCTCGGCGAATCGTTTGTGAGCCGCCTGCTGGGCCGCTCCACCGAGAAAAAGGTTATCGACATCGTGCACCGCTACGGCGTGTGGGCCATCGTCATTGCCCGCCTCTCCCCGGCCCTTTCCGACGACGCCATCAGCTTTGTGGCGGGGGTGGCGCGCATGGGATACTGGAAATTTATGGCCGCTACCGTGGCCGGCGTAGTGCCGCTGATTGCCCTGCTGGCCTACCTCGGCGAAGAAAGCAACCGCCTGAAAACCGGACTGCTATGGGTGTCTGGGGTGAGCCTGCTGCTGTTCGGTGGGTACGTGTGGTGGGACCGGCGCCGACAAAAATCTCACTAA
- a CDS encoding M48 family metallopeptidase, protein MLLIDDLPVEVVRKNIRTLRLSVHMPDGRVRVAAPLRTPDATIRELVLARRAWIEKHQTRFAAREVAPALTYVSGELHAYQGQAYVLQVQEAEGAPKVALLPNAEPPTLTLHIRAGSTVEQRRKALDGWYRQQLRQQLPALLAAWQPVVGAQASSWGIKQMKTRWGTCNIQARRIWLNLELIKRPLPCLEYVVVHELTHLHERYHNARFWGLMDQFMPDWRQHKAELNRVHLRAADAD, encoded by the coding sequence TTGCTGCTGATTGACGACCTCCCGGTGGAAGTCGTGCGCAAGAATATCCGGACGCTGCGCCTGAGCGTGCACATGCCCGACGGGCGGGTGCGGGTAGCCGCGCCGCTGCGCACACCCGATGCCACCATTCGGGAGCTAGTGCTGGCCCGCCGAGCCTGGATTGAGAAGCACCAGACCCGCTTTGCGGCACGCGAGGTGGCGCCGGCCCTCACCTACGTTTCGGGCGAGCTGCATGCGTACCAGGGCCAAGCGTACGTGCTGCAGGTACAGGAAGCGGAGGGCGCGCCGAAAGTAGCGCTGCTGCCCAACGCCGAGCCCCCTACCCTGACGCTGCACATCCGGGCCGGCAGCACCGTGGAGCAGCGCCGCAAGGCGCTGGATGGCTGGTACCGGCAGCAGCTCCGCCAGCAGCTACCGGCGCTGCTGGCTGCCTGGCAGCCCGTGGTGGGGGCGCAGGCCAGCAGCTGGGGCATCAAGCAGATGAAGACCCGCTGGGGCACCTGCAACATTCAGGCGCGCCGCATCTGGCTGAATTTGGAGCTGATCAAGCGGCCCCTGCCCTGCCTGGAATACGTAGTGGTGCACGAGCTGACCCACCTGCACGAGCGGTACCACAACGCCCGCTTCTGGGGCCTGATGGACCAGTTCATGCCCGACTGGCGCCAGCACAAAGCCGAGCTCAACCGCGTGCACCTACGCGCCGCCGACGCCGACTAA
- a CDS encoding Crp/Fnr family transcriptional regulator, translating to MHPLRAYIHRFVPLTDAEWEPLAATLVTRHLRRRQDFSTQGAVSSELALVLSGACRLYYTRLNGEERTTYFFFENHLMGSYQSCLTGQPSQFSIQALVPTELVALPYAVLRSLYDKFPVYERFGRLLAEYHLLGTDARLAELLLLSPEERYRALLRSHKTKIPARIPQQYIASYLGVTPVSLSRIRARVLAEDGRVS from the coding sequence ATGCATCCGCTCCGCGCCTACATTCACCGCTTTGTGCCACTCACCGATGCCGAGTGGGAGCCGCTGGCCGCCACTCTGGTAACGCGACACTTGCGGCGCCGGCAGGATTTTTCCACGCAGGGCGCGGTATCTTCTGAACTGGCACTGGTGCTGTCCGGGGCATGCCGCTTGTACTATACCCGCCTCAACGGCGAGGAGCGCACTACGTATTTCTTCTTCGAAAACCATCTGATGGGCAGCTACCAGAGCTGCCTCACGGGCCAGCCCAGCCAGTTCAGTATCCAAGCCCTGGTGCCTACCGAGCTGGTGGCGCTGCCCTACGCTGTATTGCGGAGCCTCTATGATAAGTTTCCGGTGTACGAGCGGTTTGGCCGGCTGCTGGCTGAATACCATTTGCTGGGTACCGACGCCCGGCTGGCCGAGCTGCTGCTGCTCAGCCCCGAGGAGCGCTACCGAGCGCTGCTACGCAGCCACAAAACCAAGATTCCGGCCCGCATTCCGCAGCAGTACATTGCTTCCTATCTGGGCGTAACGCCGGTTTCGCTGAGCCGCATCCGGGCGCGAGTGCTGGCCGAGGATGGGCGCGTTTCTTAG
- a CDS encoding alpha/beta fold hydrolase: protein MDLNYIRRGAGRPLLLVHGIGGSWRSWNTVIDALAAERDVVAVDLPGHGETPPLAGENSIRTFADALTSFLTQHNLLGIDAVGSSMGARLVLELARRGGVVGAVVSLDPGGFWQGWEIPFFYHSVSVSVKLVKALQPVMPALAGSVVGRTLLLPQFSARPWAVDARQAQEEMRTFANTPVFDELLDRLAHGEKQQAAPKGSISEPLVIGWGRQDRVCLPSQAKLALAKFPDARLYWFDNCGHFPQWDQPEEATRLILAATSGHGLPEAFAADQRQLQPSQPKVPTAAVVGGILALLAGGVWLLASRRR from the coding sequence ATGGATCTGAATTACATCCGGCGCGGAGCCGGCCGGCCGCTGCTGCTGGTGCACGGTATTGGGGGGAGCTGGCGCTCCTGGAACACCGTCATCGATGCCCTGGCCGCCGAGCGCGACGTCGTGGCCGTCGACCTGCCCGGCCACGGCGAAACGCCCCCGCTTGCCGGCGAAAACTCCATCCGCACCTTCGCCGACGCCCTCACGTCCTTCCTCACCCAGCACAACCTGCTCGGGATTGATGCCGTGGGCAGCTCCATGGGGGCCCGCCTCGTGCTGGAGCTGGCCCGGCGCGGCGGTGTGGTAGGGGCGGTGGTGTCGCTGGACCCCGGCGGCTTCTGGCAGGGCTGGGAAATTCCGTTTTTCTATCACTCCGTGTCGGTTTCTGTGAAGCTGGTGAAGGCGCTGCAGCCGGTAATGCCCGCCTTGGCCGGCTCAGTTGTGGGCCGGACGCTGCTGCTGCCCCAGTTTTCGGCCCGGCCCTGGGCCGTGGATGCCCGGCAGGCCCAGGAGGAGATGCGCACCTTCGCCAACACGCCCGTATTCGACGAACTGCTCGACCGGCTGGCCCACGGCGAAAAGCAGCAGGCCGCGCCCAAAGGCAGCATCTCGGAGCCGCTGGTGATTGGCTGGGGCCGGCAGGACCGGGTGTGCCTGCCCAGCCAGGCCAAGCTGGCGCTGGCCAAGTTCCCGGATGCCCGCCTGTACTGGTTCGACAACTGCGGCCACTTTCCGCAATGGGACCAGCCCGAAGAAGCCACCCGGCTCATTCTGGCCGCCACCAGCGGCCACGGCCTGCCTGAGGCGTTTGCGGCCGACCAGCGGCAGTTGCAGCCCTCGCAGCCCAAAGTGCCCACCGCCGCCGTAGTAGGCGGTATTCTGGCGCTGCTGGCCGGTGGCGTTTGGCTGCTGGCTTCGCGCCGCAGGTAG
- a CDS encoding sensor histidine kinase, with translation MNIAIQSDAVNASLIVTVLMALLAVRALRRFLDLPTRVPHLNLLLGWIWVPGAALLVFGLLLHIPDGQADKLYSAFVYAVLTATLLRTYYYRPARTLLLALAPLLLLSAAEQLLAMLSTGWAKSYSNLLESAHGFAIIWLITFIIIARNQKKRLEQERLLHEEEEKARRLVEAQNAELERLVAERTATLRQQTEELQQALTDLKNTQAQLIQSEKMASLGELTAGIAHEIQNPLNFVTNFADVSAELVQELEAEQRNPIRNPELEPLLLQDLRQNLEKINHHGHRAASIVRGMLEHSRAQSTERQPIDLNTLADEYLRLAYHGLRAKDKTFNASLLTELDPAIGPVEAVGQDLGRVLLNLFTNAFYAVQKRQLRQPVGFEPTVRVCTRRLPTGAVQICVHDNGDGIPEAVRQKVFQPFFTTKPTGEGTGLGLSLSYDIITNGHNGTLTFDTEEGQGTEFVVTLPGAA, from the coding sequence GTGAACATTGCTATTCAGTCTGACGCCGTGAATGCCAGCCTTATCGTTACCGTATTGATGGCCCTGCTGGCCGTGCGGGCGTTGCGGCGCTTCCTCGACCTGCCCACGCGCGTGCCGCACCTGAACCTGCTGCTGGGCTGGATTTGGGTGCCGGGCGCGGCGCTGCTGGTGTTCGGGCTGCTGCTCCACATCCCCGACGGGCAAGCCGATAAGCTCTATTCCGCCTTCGTGTATGCGGTGCTGACTGCCACCCTGCTGCGCACCTACTACTACCGGCCGGCGCGCACGCTGCTGCTGGCCCTGGCCCCGTTGCTGCTGCTTTCCGCCGCCGAGCAGCTGCTGGCCATGCTCAGCACTGGTTGGGCGAAAAGCTACTCTAACCTGCTGGAATCGGCGCACGGCTTTGCCATTATCTGGCTTATCACGTTCATCATCATTGCCCGCAACCAGAAAAAGCGCCTGGAGCAGGAGCGCCTGCTGCATGAAGAGGAAGAGAAGGCGCGCCGGCTGGTAGAAGCCCAGAACGCCGAGCTGGAGCGGCTGGTAGCCGAGCGCACCGCCACGCTCCGGCAGCAGACCGAGGAGCTGCAACAGGCCCTCACCGACCTCAAAAACACCCAGGCCCAGCTGATTCAGAGCGAGAAAATGGCCTCGCTGGGCGAGCTGACGGCCGGCATTGCCCACGAAATTCAGAACCCGCTCAACTTCGTCACTAACTTCGCCGATGTCAGTGCCGAGCTGGTGCAGGAGCTGGAGGCCGAGCAGCGCAACCCCATTCGAAACCCCGAGCTGGAGCCCCTGCTGCTACAGGATCTGCGCCAGAATCTGGAGAAAATCAACCACCACGGCCACCGGGCCGCCAGCATCGTGCGGGGCATGCTGGAGCACTCCCGCGCCCAAAGCACCGAGCGCCAGCCCATCGACCTCAACACCCTGGCCGACGAATACCTGCGCCTGGCCTACCACGGCCTGCGCGCCAAAGACAAGACCTTCAACGCCTCCCTCCTGACCGAGCTGGACCCCGCCATCGGGCCGGTGGAGGCCGTGGGCCAGGACCTGGGCCGGGTGCTGCTCAACCTGTTCACCAACGCCTTCTACGCCGTGCAGAAGCGCCAGCTGCGGCAGCCCGTGGGCTTCGAGCCAACCGTGCGCGTGTGCACCCGGCGCCTACCCACCGGCGCCGTGCAAATCTGCGTGCACGACAACGGCGACGGAATCCCGGAGGCCGTGCGCCAGAAGGTGTTCCAGCCGTTTTTCACCACCAAGCCCACCGGCGAAGGCACCGGCCTGGGCCTCTCGCTCAGCTATGACATCATCACCAACGGCCACAACGGCACCCTCACGTTTGACACCGAGGAAGGCCAGGGTACCGAGTTTGTGGTGACACTGCCGGGCGCCGCCTGA
- a CDS encoding diacylglycerol/lipid kinase family protein gives MRICFILNPTSGTNRTEDVPALLTRYATAAGAEFEIQPTAYAGHAEQLARQAAAAGCRVVVAVGGDGTVNEVARGLLGTAAALGIVPRGSGNGLARHLHIPLDLPGAVRRVCQPTFQRIDAGEINGRPFFCTAGLGFDAHVSKMFARAGTRGLSTYVKVALREYRRYRPVPVQVTLQGHELFDTHCYVLAFANAAQYGNNAYIAPRANIQDGLLDVCLIDGLSLPRAVRVGLGLALGTLATSGGAVYHTTQQVRVQSATPLGFHVDGDYVEDATDFEVLLHPLALEVAV, from the coding sequence GTGCGCATCTGCTTTATCCTGAACCCGACTTCCGGCACCAACCGCACCGAGGATGTGCCGGCTTTGCTTACGCGCTACGCCACGGCCGCCGGGGCCGAGTTCGAGATTCAGCCCACAGCCTACGCCGGCCACGCCGAGCAGCTGGCCCGGCAGGCGGCCGCGGCGGGGTGCCGGGTGGTGGTGGCCGTGGGTGGCGACGGCACCGTGAACGAAGTGGCCCGCGGCCTGCTGGGCACGGCGGCGGCGCTGGGCATTGTGCCGCGCGGTTCCGGCAATGGGCTGGCGCGCCACCTGCACATTCCGCTGGACTTGCCGGGAGCCGTGCGCCGCGTCTGCCAGCCCACCTTCCAGCGCATCGACGCCGGCGAAATTAACGGGCGGCCCTTTTTCTGCACGGCCGGGCTGGGGTTTGATGCCCACGTGAGCAAGATGTTTGCACGGGCCGGCACCCGCGGCCTGAGCACCTATGTGAAAGTGGCTTTGCGTGAGTACCGGCGCTACCGCCCCGTGCCCGTGCAGGTGACGCTGCAGGGCCACGAGCTGTTCGACACGCATTGCTACGTGCTGGCCTTCGCCAACGCGGCCCAATACGGCAACAACGCCTACATCGCGCCCCGCGCCAACATTCAGGACGGGTTGCTGGACGTGTGTTTGATCGACGGGCTGTCGTTGCCGCGGGCGGTGCGGGTGGGGCTGGGTTTGGCGCTGGGCACGCTGGCCACCTCGGGCGGGGCGGTGTACCACACCACGCAGCAGGTGCGGGTGCAGTCGGCCACGCCGCTGGGCTTCCACGTGGATGGCGACTACGTGGAGGATGCCACCGACTTTGAGGTGCTGCTGCATCCGTTGGCACTGGAAGTGGCCGTGTAG